The proteins below are encoded in one region of Bombus vancouverensis nearcticus chromosome 8, iyBomVanc1_principal, whole genome shotgun sequence:
- the LOC117155885 gene encoding mitochondrial sodium/calcium exchanger protein: MDTYRYDDCSYVWNIPTEDRCRWVKETKDCFTDSVIQYTEILFCSFGSENTFLFTIGLAIMVIWLLYLFLILGTTADNFFCPSLAVIASVLQLSDNIAGVTILAFGNGAPDIFTSLVSGTDEGIIMFTELIGAGVFVTAIIAGSVAVVKPFRVLLKPLMRDACFYIVTVCWISYVIKDGTVHLWEAISFVLCYLLFISLVVIMQIYENREERLKSRIPSVPDPDILRTYLANKDKDIIPRIPVKGRAVRLRTKMDIAIAVELGKEQRQNRTTLPEEMVVQDVDRPKGLFKEFLYDINPIGEEDWTSANRLVKFILIIRSPVMLLLQLFIPLVNMTTVKRGWTKLLNCFQLCVTPTLSLFLLNVKNIFGQLSRLPSHFHPRSVVWKTHFGPVSVVPIFLVVGTVIGVIVFLMTHVDRVPKFHNAFAFFGFLAAMLTVYLVAGEVMAVLQCVGYAFSISDAMLGITFLAWGNSVGDLISNVAIARQGFPRMGYAACFGGPMFNTLLGLGLTYGMAASKHPEHRTNMRMSDMAPGCLAFLLCSLITSIIYLNITGSIARKSYGYLLYTIYFTFILIQFLSEFKAIHPLGTDHRP, translated from the exons ATGGATACTTACCGATAC gACGATTGTTCATACGTTTGGAACATTCCCACTGAAGATCGTTGTAGATGGGTGAAAGAAACCAAAGATTGTTTCACGGATTCCGTAATTCAATATACGGAAATCCTTTTTTGCTCCTTTGGTTCGGAGAACACGTTTTTATTCACTATAGGACTGGCGATAATGGTCATATGGCTTTTATATCTGTTTTTAATTTTAGGAACTACAGCGGACAATTT CTTCTGCCCGTCACTGGCGGTGATAGCCAGTGTTTTGCAGCTGTCGGACAATATAGCCGGGGTGACGATATTGGCATTCGGAAACGGTGCTCCTGACATCTTCACGTCCCTCGTATCGGGTACCGACGAAGGGATAATAATGTTCACGGAATTAATCGGCGCCGGTGTCTTCGTGACGGCGATTATCGCCGGCTCTGTTGCGGTAGTCAAGCCCTTTCGAGTCCTGTTGAAACCCTTGATGAGAGACGCATGCTTTTACATCGTTACGGTATGCTGGATCAGCTACGTCATAAAAGATGGCACGGTTCACCTTTGGGAAGCTATCA GCTTTGTTCTTTGCTACCTATTGTTCATCAGCCTGGTGGTGATAATGCAGATATACGAGAACCGGGAGGAGAGGCTAAAAA GCAGGATCCCAAGCGTACCCGATCCAGATATCCTGCGCACTTACTTGGCGAACAAGGACAAGGACATCATTCCCAGGATTCCCGTAAAGGGTCGTGCCGTTAGGTTGCGAACTAAGATGG ATATTGCAATTGCGGTCGAGCTGGGGAAAGAACAGAGGCAAAACAGGACAACACTGCCAGAAGAGATGGTGGTACAAGACGTCGACAGGCCAAAGGGACTTTTCAAGGAATTTCTCTATGACATTAATCCGATAGGAGAAGAAGATTGGACAAGTGCAAATCGactcgttaaatttattttaatcataCGTTCGCCCGTCATGCTTCTTCTTCAATTATTTATTCCGCTTGTGAACATGACTACGGTAAAGAGAGGTTGGACCAAGTTGCTAAATTGCTTCCAGCTGTGTGTGACACCGACGTTGTCGTTGTTTCTATTAAACG TTAAAAATATCTTCGGTCAGCTATCACGACTGCCATCTCATTTTCACCCTCGTTCCGTAGTTTGGAAAACACATTTTGGCCCGGTTTCAGTGGTGCCAATATTCCTGGTGGTCGGTACCGTAATTGGTGTAATTGTATTTCTAATGACCCACGTGGATCGCGTACCAAAGTTTCATAAC GCTTTTGCATTTTTCGGATTCTTGGCTGCTATGCTGACGGTCTATTTGGTAGCCGGGGAGGTGATGGCAGTCCTCCAATGCGTAGGATACGCTTTCAGTATATCGGACGCCATGCTCGGTATTACGTTCCTCGCGTGGGGAAACAGCGTAGGTG ATCTCATATCGAACGTCGCCATAGCTAGACAAGGATTTCCACGAATGGGATATGCAGCTTGCTTTGGCGGACCGATGTTCAATACACTCTTGGGATTGGGACTAACTTACGGAATGGCAGCCAGCAAACACCCAGAGCATCGTACAAACATGAGAATGAGCGATATGGCGCCTGGTTGTTTGGCTTTCCTTCTGTGCTCATTAATAACGTCTATTATTTACTTAAACATTACCGGGTCTATAGCACGAAAATCATACGGCTATCtcttatatactatatatttcaCGTTTATTCTCATTCAGTTCCTCAGCGAATTCAAAGCGATTCATCCACTCGGTACCGATCATCGGCCGTAA